The Shewanella sp. KX20019 genome window below encodes:
- a CDS encoding MerR family transcriptional regulator, producing MTEKQLPQTTYSISDLSKEFDITTRSIRFYEDQGLLKPKRRGQTRIYNLTERVRLKLILRGKRLGFSLAETRRLFELYDADKNSSTQLHTMLDLVEDKKVALQQQMDDIKVVLMELNSAEQQCRDALANNSE from the coding sequence ATGACTGAAAAACAGTTACCCCAAACGACATACTCAATAAGTGATTTATCAAAAGAGTTTGATATCACCACTCGTAGTATTCGTTTTTATGAAGATCAAGGCCTGCTTAAACCTAAGCGCCGCGGTCAAACTCGGATCTACAATTTGACCGAGCGAGTTAGACTCAAACTTATTTTGCGCGGTAAACGTTTAGGTTTCTCTTTGGCAGAAACAAGACGCTTGTTCGAACTATACGATGCAGACAAAAATAGCAGCACCCAGCTGCATACTATGCTCGACCTAGTTGAAGATAAGAAAGTCGCCCTACAGCAGCAAATGGACGACATCAAAGTAGTATTAATGGAGCTTAACTCGGCAGAACAGCAATGCCGTGATGCACTAGCCAATAATAGTGAGTAA
- a CDS encoding isovaleryl-CoA dehydrogenase — MTQLYSSLNFGLGEDVDMLRDAVQHFAANEIAPIAAKTDIDNAFPNELWPVLGDMGLLGVTVAEEYGGANMGYLAHVVAMEEISRASASIGLSYGAHSNLCVNQINRNGNKEQKDKYLPKLVSGEHIGALAMSEPNAGSDVVSMKLHARKEGDRYILNGNKMWITNGPDAHTYVIYAKTDLDKGAHGITAFIVERGSKGFSQAQKLDKLGMRGSNTCELVFEDCEVPEENILGGLNNGVKVLMSGLDYERVVLSGGPLGIMAASMDIVVPYIHEREQFGKSIGQFQLVQGKLADMYTGMNAAKSYIYNVAKSCDRGETTRKDAAGAILYSAELATKMALDAIQLLGGNGYVNDYATGRLLRDAKLYEIGAGTSEIRRMLIGRELFNESK; from the coding sequence ATGACTCAACTCTACTCATCTCTAAATTTCGGCCTCGGTGAAGACGTCGATATGCTGCGTGATGCAGTACAACACTTTGCCGCTAATGAAATTGCGCCAATAGCTGCCAAAACAGATATCGATAACGCATTTCCGAATGAGCTGTGGCCGGTACTCGGTGACATGGGTCTATTAGGTGTTACGGTAGCGGAAGAGTACGGTGGAGCGAATATGGGCTATCTTGCTCACGTTGTTGCCATGGAAGAGATCTCACGAGCATCAGCCTCTATCGGGCTTAGCTACGGCGCTCACTCAAACCTTTGTGTTAACCAGATAAACCGTAACGGTAATAAAGAGCAAAAAGATAAGTACCTGCCAAAACTCGTTAGCGGTGAGCACATTGGTGCCCTCGCGATGAGTGAGCCCAATGCAGGCTCAGATGTGGTTTCAATGAAACTGCATGCCCGTAAAGAGGGTGACCGCTATATTCTTAACGGCAACAAAATGTGGATCACTAACGGGCCAGATGCCCACACTTATGTTATCTACGCTAAAACCGACCTTGATAAAGGTGCCCACGGTATTACCGCGTTTATTGTTGAGCGAGGTTCAAAAGGCTTTAGCCAAGCACAAAAACTAGACAAGCTCGGCATGCGCGGCTCAAACACCTGTGAGCTAGTATTTGAAGATTGCGAAGTGCCTGAGGAGAACATCCTTGGTGGCTTAAACAATGGCGTTAAAGTGTTGATGAGTGGTCTTGATTACGAGCGAGTCGTGCTATCAGGTGGCCCGCTTGGGATCATGGCAGCCAGTATGGACATCGTTGTGCCTTACATCCATGAGCGTGAACAGTTTGGTAAATCCATTGGTCAGTTCCAGCTAGTACAGGGCAAACTTGCCGATATGTACACTGGCATGAATGCCGCCAAATCTTACATCTACAATGTGGCTAAATCATGTGACCGCGGCGAAACGACCCGTAAAGATGCCGCTGGCGCTATTTTGTATTCAGCGGAGTTGGCAACCAAGATGGCACTCGATGCGATTCAACTGCTCGGCGGTAACGGTTACGTCAATGATTACGCCACCGGCCGTTTGCTGCGTGACGCTAAACTTTATGAGATTGGCGCGGGTACCTCTGAAATACGCCGTATGCTCATTGGCCGCGAGTTATTTAACGAATCAAAATAA
- a CDS encoding carboxyl transferase domain-containing protein, with translation MTQLSSRINARSDEFKAKFDDMASVVQDLKSKLQQIELGGGEVARERHLSRGKLLPRQRVEKLLDPGSPFLEISQFAAFELYEDVVPAAGVIAGIGRVSGVECMIIANDATVKGGTYYPVTVKKHIRAQEIASRCHLPCIYLVDSGGANLPRQDEVFPDRDHFGRIFYNQAQMSAKGIPQIAVVMGLCTAGGAYVPAMADESIIVKEQGTIFLAGPPLVKAATGEEVTAEELGGAEVHTKISGVADHLAQNDEHALELARKAVTRLNHQKKIAAQLSPVQPPKFDINELYGIVGTDLKKPFDVKEVIARVVDDSDFDEFKANYGSTLVCGFARIHGYPVGIVANNGILFSESAQKGAHFIELCCQRKIPLLFLQNITGFMVGKKYEHEGIAKHGAKMVTAVSCANVPKFTVIIGGSYGAGNYGMCGRAFDPTMMWMWPNARISVMGGEQAAGVLATVKRDGLKRKGLDWSDEDEQNFRKPIVEQYDKEGHPYHASARLWDDGIIDPAQTRDVVGLALSAALNAPIEETKFGVFRM, from the coding sequence GTGACTCAACTCAGCAGTCGTATTAATGCCCGCAGCGACGAATTCAAAGCCAAATTTGATGACATGGCTAGCGTCGTCCAAGATCTCAAGTCAAAGCTACAGCAAATTGAGCTAGGTGGTGGTGAGGTTGCCCGTGAACGTCACCTTTCGCGAGGAAAATTACTACCGCGTCAACGTGTTGAAAAACTTCTCGATCCAGGTTCTCCCTTTTTAGAGATCTCGCAATTTGCCGCTTTCGAACTCTATGAAGATGTCGTCCCTGCCGCTGGCGTGATTGCGGGTATTGGCCGCGTTAGCGGGGTTGAATGCATGATTATTGCCAACGATGCCACCGTAAAAGGCGGCACCTACTACCCAGTTACGGTTAAAAAACATATTCGAGCGCAAGAGATTGCCAGCCGTTGTCACCTGCCCTGTATTTACCTTGTCGACTCAGGCGGCGCTAACTTACCTCGCCAAGATGAAGTGTTTCCAGACAGAGACCATTTCGGTCGTATCTTCTATAACCAAGCGCAGATGTCCGCTAAAGGTATTCCACAAATTGCCGTAGTGATGGGGCTTTGTACTGCTGGCGGCGCATACGTTCCGGCAATGGCAGATGAGTCCATTATCGTTAAAGAGCAAGGCACCATCTTCCTTGCGGGTCCGCCTCTGGTAAAAGCAGCAACGGGCGAAGAGGTCACCGCTGAAGAGCTCGGCGGTGCAGAGGTGCACACTAAGATTTCAGGCGTTGCCGATCACCTGGCGCAAAATGATGAGCACGCCCTAGAACTTGCTCGTAAAGCCGTGACTCGACTCAATCATCAGAAGAAGATTGCAGCTCAGCTTAGCCCGGTTCAACCGCCAAAGTTCGATATTAACGAGCTGTATGGCATTGTTGGTACCGATCTTAAAAAGCCTTTTGACGTCAAAGAGGTGATTGCTCGCGTTGTCGATGATTCTGATTTTGACGAATTTAAAGCCAACTATGGCAGCACTCTGGTGTGTGGTTTTGCCCGCATTCATGGCTATCCTGTCGGCATTGTGGCTAACAACGGCATCTTGTTCTCTGAGTCGGCGCAAAAAGGCGCTCACTTTATTGAACTGTGTTGCCAACGCAAGATCCCACTACTGTTCTTACAAAACATTACCGGTTTTATGGTCGGTAAAAAGTACGAACATGAAGGGATAGCTAAGCACGGAGCCAAAATGGTGACTGCGGTTTCATGTGCCAACGTGCCTAAGTTTACCGTCATTATTGGTGGCAGCTACGGCGCAGGTAACTATGGTATGTGCGGTAGAGCTTTCGACCCCACCATGATGTGGATGTGGCCAAATGCGCGCATATCAGTCATGGGCGGCGAACAAGCCGCAGGCGTTTTGGCCACGGTAAAACGTGATGGACTAAAACGTAAAGGCCTTGATTGGTCTGATGAAGATGAACAAAACTTCCGTAAGCCCATTGTTGAGCAATACGATAAAGAGGGTCATCCGTATCATGCTAGTGCACGTCTTTGGGACGACGGTATTATTGACCCTGCACAAACTCGAGATGTTGTTGGTTTAGCACTCTCTGCCGCGCTTAATGCGCCGATAGAGGAGACTAAATTTGGTGTGTTCCGTATGTAA
- a CDS encoding enoyl-CoA hydratase-related protein has translation MTNQTLQMTAQTLSEQCQYVSCTLNNGVAELILDRPGKHNAFDEVMISEMIQVLEYFGHNPQCQVLILKANGKNFSAGADLNWMRKQATMDFQQNLSDANELAKLMSVLDKFPKPTIAKVQGAAFGGALGLICCCDIAIANERASFCLSEVKLGLIPAVISPYVTRAMGQRAARRYMLTAERFKVQKALELQVVHEVADDLDAAAEPIITALLANSPQGMAWAKSLLSTLESGVIDQATLDHTSERIARIRVSDEGQEGLNAFFDKRSPDWTIANGSIDKNNSAASAQGAK, from the coding sequence ATGACTAATCAAACCCTACAAATGACGGCGCAGACACTTTCAGAGCAGTGTCAGTACGTCAGTTGCACACTCAACAATGGCGTCGCCGAGCTTATTCTGGATCGCCCAGGCAAACATAATGCCTTTGATGAGGTGATGATAAGCGAGATGATCCAAGTACTGGAATACTTCGGACATAATCCGCAATGCCAAGTACTGATATTAAAAGCCAATGGCAAAAACTTCAGTGCAGGCGCCGACTTAAACTGGATGCGTAAGCAAGCCACCATGGACTTTCAGCAGAATCTATCTGATGCCAACGAGCTTGCTAAGTTGATGTCAGTGCTCGACAAGTTCCCGAAACCGACGATAGCTAAAGTACAAGGCGCCGCTTTTGGTGGTGCACTTGGCCTTATCTGCTGCTGCGATATCGCCATTGCCAATGAGCGCGCCAGCTTCTGCCTAAGTGAAGTAAAGCTTGGACTTATTCCTGCCGTCATTAGCCCTTATGTTACCCGAGCTATGGGACAACGCGCCGCACGTCGCTATATGCTAACGGCAGAGAGATTCAAGGTGCAAAAAGCATTAGAGCTGCAAGTCGTCCATGAAGTAGCTGATGATTTAGATGCCGCTGCAGAGCCTATCATCACTGCGCTTTTGGCTAATAGTCCGCAGGGTATGGCTTGGGCTAAAAGCCTGCTTTCAACACTTGAGAGCGGCGTGATAGATCAAGCGACACTGGATCACACCAGCGAACGTATCGCCCGTATTCGGGTATCAGATGAGGGTCAAGAGGGGCTCAACGCATTCTTTGACAAGCGCAGCCCCGACTGGACTATTGCTAACGGTTCAATAGATAAAAACAACAGTGCTGCTAGCGCACAAGGAGCCAAATAA
- a CDS encoding acetyl/propionyl/methylcrotonyl-CoA carboxylase subunit alpha produces the protein MFTKLLIANRGEIACRIIKTAQAMGVRTVALYSDADIDARHVAMADESFYLGGSAPADSYLKADLIIDIAKKSGAQAIHPGYGFLSENAEFALKCEQSGIAFVGPSAAAIDSMGSKSAAKEIMGAANVPLVPGYHGDVQEDDVLVSEANKMGFPLLIKAAYGGGGKGMRIVENSAEVLEAIQSARREAISSFGNDKLLMERYLRQPRHVEVQVFADSQGHCIYLSDRDCSIQRRHQKVVEEAPAPGLSDALRISMGEAAVAAAKAINYEGAGTVEFLLDTDGSFYFMEMNTRLQVEHPVTEMVTGQDLVKWQLMVASGSELPLTQDEVRIHGHAFEVRIYAEDPQNDFLPASGKLNFLREPEQSKFVRIDSGVRENDVISNFYDPMISKLITWDESRPRALQRLVHALASYQISGLKHNIEFLANIAEHDAFSEANFSTDFIERYGDSLIGHGLSDSQSNERNTALALAALYQLCARKADAKRCAVNSHDPYSPWGAVNGFRLNSASVHQVALLDDDQQINHLELTETQLGGQSVYQLKINDSQLTLSGELIGETLHAEIALFPTTDSSHCAQTIKRTGHKIKVPVSQVGDDFTLFINSSSYHYRALQSEVVEEQDNLEDKLKAPMNGTIVTHLVEKGDKVVAGQGIMVMEAMKMEYTIESPFDGVVSAFFFNAGELVSDGMLLAEIEPAVVESSLTEEPV, from the coding sequence ATGTTTACTAAGTTGCTAATTGCCAACCGTGGTGAAATTGCCTGTCGTATCATTAAAACAGCTCAAGCGATGGGCGTACGCACCGTGGCACTGTATTCAGATGCCGACATTGACGCACGTCATGTTGCCATGGCTGATGAGTCGTTTTATCTCGGTGGCAGCGCGCCAGCGGACTCGTACTTAAAAGCCGATCTAATTATCGATATTGCCAAAAAATCAGGCGCTCAAGCTATCCACCCAGGTTATGGTTTTCTATCTGAAAACGCTGAATTCGCCCTGAAGTGTGAGCAAAGTGGTATTGCCTTTGTGGGCCCTAGCGCCGCCGCTATTGATTCAATGGGCAGTAAAAGTGCTGCTAAAGAGATTATGGGCGCCGCTAATGTACCCTTAGTGCCTGGTTACCATGGCGATGTGCAAGAAGATGATGTACTCGTCAGCGAAGCCAATAAAATGGGCTTCCCACTGCTTATCAAAGCAGCCTACGGCGGCGGCGGTAAAGGCATGCGTATTGTCGAAAACAGCGCTGAAGTATTAGAGGCGATTCAATCTGCAAGGCGCGAAGCAATAAGCTCATTTGGTAATGATAAGTTACTGATGGAGCGTTATTTACGCCAGCCACGCCATGTTGAAGTGCAAGTCTTTGCCGATAGCCAAGGTCACTGTATCTATCTATCCGATCGCGATTGTTCCATTCAACGTCGCCATCAAAAAGTGGTCGAAGAAGCCCCGGCACCTGGGCTTAGTGACGCGCTGCGCATTAGCATGGGCGAAGCCGCTGTTGCAGCCGCTAAAGCGATTAACTATGAAGGCGCCGGCACCGTTGAGTTCCTGCTTGATACCGATGGCAGTTTCTACTTTATGGAGATGAACACCCGTCTACAGGTAGAGCATCCTGTCACCGAAATGGTCACTGGACAAGATCTGGTCAAATGGCAGCTAATGGTTGCCAGTGGCAGTGAGTTACCATTAACCCAAGATGAAGTACGTATTCATGGCCATGCCTTTGAAGTACGTATTTATGCCGAAGATCCGCAAAATGATTTTCTGCCTGCCAGTGGCAAGCTCAACTTTTTACGCGAACCAGAGCAGAGCAAGTTTGTCCGTATTGACTCTGGGGTGCGCGAAAATGATGTGATCAGTAACTTTTATGATCCGATGATCTCCAAGCTCATCACTTGGGATGAATCGCGTCCGCGTGCATTGCAGCGCCTAGTTCACGCCCTCGCCTCCTATCAAATAAGCGGCTTAAAACACAATATTGAATTTCTTGCCAACATTGCTGAACATGACGCGTTTAGTGAAGCCAATTTTAGCACTGACTTTATTGAGCGTTATGGTGACTCATTGATTGGCCATGGCCTGAGCGACAGCCAGTCGAATGAGCGCAACACCGCGTTGGCACTAGCAGCGCTTTATCAACTATGCGCCCGCAAAGCGGACGCTAAGCGTTGTGCAGTCAATAGTCATGATCCTTATTCGCCTTGGGGCGCTGTTAACGGCTTCAGACTTAACAGTGCTAGCGTGCATCAAGTTGCCCTACTCGATGATGACCAGCAAATTAATCACCTAGAGCTGACCGAAACTCAGCTAGGTGGTCAATCGGTCTACCAGCTTAAAATTAATGATAGCCAGCTAACGCTCTCTGGTGAGCTTATCGGTGAAACACTACATGCTGAAATTGCACTATTCCCGACAACTGATAGTAGTCATTGCGCTCAAACCATTAAGCGCACAGGGCATAAGATAAAAGTCCCTGTCAGTCAGGTGGGCGATGACTTTACCCTGTTTATCAACTCAAGCAGCTATCACTACCGTGCACTTCAATCTGAAGTGGTTGAGGAGCAAGATAACTTAGAGGATAAGCTTAAAGCCCCCATGAACGGCACCATCGTGACTCATCTAGTTGAAAAAGGTGACAAGGTTGTTGCAGGCCAAGGCATTATGGTGATGGAAGCGATGAAGATGGAGTATACGATTGAGTCACCATTTGACGGCGTTGTAAGTGCATTCTTCTTTAATGCTGGCGAACTGGTCAGTGACGGTATGCTACTCGCCGAAATTGAACCCGCCGTTGTTGAATCGTCTTTGACAGAGGAGCCAGTGTAA
- a CDS encoding hydroxymethylglutaryl-CoA lyase: MSSNSYAKQVSIFEVGARDGLQNEKPVTTADKIVLIEDLAAAGVKRIEAASFVSPKWVPQMADSADVLGGIARNTDVTYSALTPNLKGLELALAAGSDEVAIFGAASESFSQRNINCSIEESIERFIPVMELAKANNIRVRGYVSCVLGCPYEGDIAVSEVARVSELLYKMGCYEISLGDTIGVGTALNARKMVEAVANVVPVSKLALHFHDTYGQALANILACLETGVSVIDSSVAGLGGCPYAKGASGNLATEDLVYMLHGLGIETGIDINKLALAGNKISQALGRTNGAKVAQALAV; the protein is encoded by the coding sequence ATGTCCTCAAATTCATACGCTAAACAGGTCAGCATTTTTGAAGTCGGCGCCCGTGACGGTTTGCAAAACGAAAAGCCCGTCACCACGGCAGATAAGATTGTCTTGATTGAAGATTTAGCCGCTGCCGGTGTTAAGCGCATCGAGGCCGCGAGCTTTGTGTCGCCGAAATGGGTGCCGCAAATGGCAGACTCGGCTGATGTGCTTGGCGGGATCGCTCGCAACACTGATGTGACCTACAGTGCCCTCACGCCGAACCTTAAAGGCTTGGAACTTGCGCTTGCCGCCGGAAGCGATGAAGTTGCCATTTTTGGCGCTGCTTCAGAAAGCTTTAGCCAGCGCAATATTAACTGCTCGATTGAGGAATCGATTGAGCGCTTTATCCCAGTGATGGAGCTGGCTAAAGCCAATAATATTCGTGTACGTGGCTATGTATCGTGCGTGCTCGGTTGCCCTTACGAAGGTGATATCGCCGTTAGTGAAGTGGCTAGGGTGTCTGAATTACTTTACAAAATGGGTTGTTATGAGATCTCGCTCGGCGACACTATAGGGGTTGGCACTGCGCTTAATGCCCGTAAGATGGTAGAAGCTGTCGCCAATGTCGTTCCCGTCTCAAAACTGGCGCTGCATTTTCATGACACCTACGGTCAAGCACTCGCTAACATATTGGCCTGCTTAGAGACAGGCGTCAGCGTTATTGACTCATCGGTGGCGGGTCTAGGCGGCTGTCCTTATGCCAAAGGTGCATCGGGCAATTTAGCCACTGAAGATCTGGTTTATATGCTCCATGGTCTCGGCATTGAAACCGGAATAGATATCAATAAACTTGCCTTGGCAGGTAACAAAATTAGCCAAGCACTTGGGCGCACTAATGGCGCCAAGGTCGCACAAGCACTCGCCGTTTAA
- a CDS encoding CoA transferase subunit A has product MAGLNKVVASYEEALKGLSNDMTVMVGGFGLCGIPEGLIAQMVKTGVTGLTAISNNAGVDDFGLGLLLKSRQIDTMIASYVGENATFEQQMLSGELNVILTPQGTLAEKIRAGGAGIPAFFTATGYGTPVADGKETREIDGRHYVLEPALKADFALVRAWKADTMGNLVFRKTAANFNPMMATAGKITVVEAEHIVEPGELDPDHIHTPGIYVDRIIQGTFEKRIEQRTVKAAADTKQ; this is encoded by the coding sequence ATGGCAGGACTAAATAAGGTTGTCGCTAGTTATGAGGAGGCATTAAAAGGCCTCAGTAATGACATGACCGTCATGGTCGGCGGATTTGGATTATGTGGTATTCCCGAAGGCTTAATCGCGCAGATGGTCAAAACCGGCGTAACAGGCCTAACCGCTATCTCGAATAACGCTGGCGTCGATGACTTTGGCCTAGGCTTGCTATTGAAGAGCCGCCAAATCGACACCATGATCGCCTCTTATGTTGGCGAAAATGCCACCTTCGAACAGCAGATGCTTTCTGGCGAACTCAACGTGATCTTAACGCCTCAAGGCACGTTAGCTGAAAAAATTCGTGCTGGCGGCGCCGGTATTCCCGCTTTCTTCACCGCAACAGGCTACGGTACGCCCGTCGCAGACGGTAAAGAGACCCGCGAAATTGACGGGCGTCATTATGTACTTGAACCCGCGCTTAAAGCTGATTTTGCCTTAGTTCGAGCGTGGAAAGCCGATACTATGGGTAACCTAGTGTTTCGTAAAACCGCCGCTAACTTTAATCCAATGATGGCAACCGCCGGTAAAATCACCGTGGTAGAAGCTGAGCATATTGTAGAACCCGGTGAACTCGACCCTGATCATATCCATACACCGGGGATCTACGTCGACCGTATTATCCAAGGCACGTTCGAGAAACGTATAGAGCAACGTACCGTTAAAGCTGCCGCAGACACTAAGCAATAA